The Humulus lupulus chromosome 4, drHumLupu1.1, whole genome shotgun sequence genome has a window encoding:
- the LOC133832699 gene encoding uncharacterized protein LOC133832699 yields the protein MNASIHIRGFIEKQTSEQIENNRLRLQVTIDVVKWLALQACAFQGRDKSKESINRGNFHELLKLLASYNDKRNDKLKAQYVELATKIANDEIESGKRLNQISTLKQTGDTHFSCNQLLSFEFVFILHLMKEILKITRILCVDLQRQSQDILNVMHIVANLDAQYVAKGGRSRNQQDKISVMQYYRVDIFITTLDYQLQELNSRFNEHSVELLVLSTAFDPRDGFKFFKIDDICKLAEKFYPDDFSEQEVRLLTLFFVYLNSRTIKQ from the exons ATGAATGCTTCAATACATATTAGAGGTTTTATTGAAAAACAAACTTCTGAGCAAATTGAGAATAATAGATTAAGACTTCAAGTTACAATTGATGTAGTCAAATGGCTTGCCTTACAAGCTTGTGCCTTTCAAGGACGTGACAAAAGTAAAGAATCAATTAATCGAGGAAATTTTCATGAACTTCTGAAGTTATTGGCATCTTACAATGATAAG CGTAATGATAAATTAAAGGCTCAATATGTTGAACTTGCTACTAAGATTGCAAATGATGAAATCGAATCAGGGAAGAGGCTAAATCAAATTTCCACCTTAAAGCAAACTGGAGATACTC ATTTTTCTTGCAATCAATTATTATCATTTGAGTTTGTTTTCATATTACATCTTATGAAAGAGATTTTGAAAATTACTCGTATTCTTTGTGTAGACTTACAACGACAATCACAAGATATTCTGAATGTTATGCATATTGTTGCAA ATTTGGATGCTCAATATGTTGCAAAGGGTGGAAGATCTCGAAATCAACAAGATAAGATTAGTGTTATGCAGTATTATCGAGTTGATATCTTTATTACTACACTTGACTATCAATTGCAAGAATTAAACTCTAGATTCAATGAACATTCAGTAGAGTTACTTGTTCTTAGCACTGCTTTTGATCCTAGAGATGGATTTAAATTTTTCAAGATTGATGATATTTGCAAACTTGCAGAGAAGTTCTATCCTGATGATTTCTCAGAGCAAGAAGTACgcttgttgacgctgtttttcgtctaCTTAAATAGTAgaacaattaaacaataa